In Campylobacter sp. RM16187, the DNA window TTTTGTTGTTAAAGTTGCTTAAACTTAACACTTTTTATTTATAAATTTAAATTTTTACAAGTTTCTTTGAGCTTATTTTTTGACCATACTTTTATTTTAGTTCTTGAATCAATATCTTTAGTTTTTAAATATTCTTCATTTTTTAAAAACCAGCTGATAGTATCCATATATGTTTTTAAATACATGTTCTTATCGGCTTGACAAAAATCATCTATTTTTTGATATCTCTTTGTAAGTATTTGCCAGTATAAAATTTGACTTGTTATTCTGTGCAATCTCTCATTTTCAAAATACTCTGAAGCCTCGGCTTTTTTGGCTCTATTATAAATTTCGGGATATTTTGATGAATATAGATTATCCATATATTTTATATAATCATAAAGTTTTATAAGGCGCTCATGTTGTTTGACATCTTTAATAATTAACTCATTTTGCTTTTTTTGCGCCCAATATACTAAAAAATTAGTAGTAAAAATAATAGATAAATTATTAAAAGCGGCATATCTAATCTCTTGAAACATCTTGTCTTTGGCCTCATATTTAACCATATTTTCTATAGTTTCCCATGCTTTTTCATTAAATTTTATTACCTCTTCAAAAGAATATTTATTGTTACCGTATAGAACGGTACTGCCTGAGGTATTCATAATATATGCCATCAGTCTAAAAACATACCAGTCCGTGTATTTCTCTGCATCGTCGTTTGGCAGATTTTCTTTCCATCTTTTTATGAAATAATCCTGCAAAGCAAGTACAGGCTGAACGATAAAGCTTTTTTCGTCTACAAAGGGTAGTTTGGTTAGAAAATTGCCATACACCATCATAAAATTTGCACCTATTAGCCACTCTTTTGCTTTTCTGTATGGCTGATCTTTGTATAGCCACTCGCTCCTTTGGGCTATATACATTCCTATGTGTCCTATTGTTAAGACTATTAAAGCTATTTTTAGGACATTTTTAATTTTTGACATTTAATACCTTTTCTTGTTATTTTTTAGTAAATTTTACCCCTGCAGCTTACCTCTATTTTGTCTACAACTTGCCCGTCTTTAATCAAATAAGCAAATTCATATAAATTTACGACAGGGCAGATGTGGTTTGGGTAAATTATATTAACGCTATCTCTTAAATTTTTATCATAGATTATGGCATGCTCGTCATAGACGGAGTCAATCCACACGTCAGTTCCTTTTATCTTGCCAAGTCCGGGTGTAGCCACAAATCCTACGGTGCGTCTTTGCTGGGTTAGACCCTTTGCTCCAACATCGGTTATCACGCGTTTGTTTGTAGGCTTGCTGATGATAGTCGTAAGCAGGTAGCTACATTCATGCTAAAGTCGCCTTAAGCCATGGCTTGAGATGAGTCCATAAAGATATAAGTTCCCGGTCTTATCTCCGTTACGCCATTTAGTATCTCAAAATCATTAATTAGCGAAGGCGTAGAGCCGATACTTACTATCTCGGCCGGCAAATTTAGCTCACTAGCGATAGATGAAAATTCAAGAGTGCGCTTTTGGCTTTTTAAGTGAATTTGCTCACACTCTTTTTTGTCGGTAGCTTTGTATGAGTGACCGTCGTGTGAAAATACGCCTTTGAAATTTATATTTTTGCAAATTTTAAGATGGTTTATAAGTGCTGTAAAATCTTCTTTTTTGATTACTCCTGAGCGATTTTCGCCGACTTCTATCTCTATTAACACATTAGCTTTGGCGCTAAATTTTTCAAACGCACTTTGAATTAAATTTGCTTGCTCGATACTATCAATCCCAAAGCTTAAATTTATGCCGTCTTTTGTGAGTTTTATGATTCGCTCAAATTTTTCATCGCCTACTATTTCATTTGCTATAAATATATCTTTAATTCCGTTTTTAGCCATCACTTCAGCCTCGCCGACTTTAGCCACAGTTATGCCTTTGGATCCAAAATTTTCTTGAAGTTTGGCGAAATACGGCATTTTGTGAGTTTTGGTATGAGGACGCAAATTTACTTTGTATTTTTCTGCATACTCTTGCATTTTTTGCAAATTTTGCATTACGATTTTTTTATCTATGATTAAAGTGGGTGTTGGAATTTCATGAAATCGCATATTGTCTCCTTGAATAGAGTAAGGAAATTATACTACGTAAATACTGATAAAATTTATGAAACTAAAGAAATTAAAAGTGAAATTTAAATGTATAAAAACAGAAAAGCCCTAAAAAGGGCTTTGTATTATAATCCTTCAAAAGGATTGGTAACTACGTTATCGCGATCTACGATATATGGGATAAATGCCGCGTGTCTAGCTCTTTTTATAGCTTGCTCAACCATCTCTTGGTGCTTTTTGCAGTTGCCTGTAAGACGTCTTGGCATTATTTTAAAACGCTCCGAAAGAGAGTATTTTAAAAGTGTCGTGTCTTTGTAGTCTATAAAATCAACTTTTGCTTCGCAATATTTGCAATATTTTCTTGAATATTTTCTTTTCTCTGCCATCTTTAAATCCTAATCCTTAATTAAAATGGTATTGTCTCGTCGCTGTCGTACTTGTCAGCGTCCACATCTATATCTTGAATTTTATCGTTGTAATCATCTTGTCTAGGCTGTCTATTGTAGCTTTGCTGACTTGGTGTTTTTGCACCGCTGTTTGCATAGCTATTTGCATTTTGACTGTAGCTTTGGTTGCTATAGTTTTGATTACCGTAGCTGCCACTTTGGCTGTATCCGCCTTGTTGATTACTATTTTGATTAAATCCGCCTTGTCCTTGAGCTGAGCCAAGCATCTCCATATTCTCTACACTTACGCTATGTTTGCTTCTTGTTTGTCCGTTATTATCGGTCCATTGGTCGAATTTCAAACGACCTTCTACTAGAAGTTTGGAGCCTTTGTTTAGATATTGGTTTGCTATTTCGGCTTGCTTTCCAAAAAATGTAATATCGATGAAGCAGGTCTCTTCGCGCTTTTCACCGTTTGCTGTAAATTTTCTTGTAACGGCTATAGAGCTGTTTCCTATCGCAACTCCTGATGTTGTGTATCTAAGTTCGATATCTCTTGTAAGATTTCCTACTAAAACCACTTTATTAAACATTTTTTATCCTTAAGCTTCCTCTGCCGGAATTTCTTGGGCTTTAGCTTTTGACTCTTTTTTGCCTTGTTTGATACCTTTGCTTAGCCTTTCCCAAGCTGCTATCTCTTTTTTATTTTCGAATTTTACAGTTAAGAATTTAATGATCTCCTCATTGATTCTTATGATACGCTCAACTTCTGCGATAGCGGCAGTAGGAGATGTAAAATATACTACAAAGAATATACCACGCTCATATTTTTTAACGGTATAAGCAAGTTTTCTTGTACCAAGTGGCAATAAAGATGCTATCTCTGCACCATTTTTTGTAAGGATTTCTTTTATGAAATCAACTTTTGCGCCTACTTCTTCTTCAGTCAAGGTAGGCTTAAATACGAATAAAAGTTCGTAATGCTTCATTAATTCTCCTTGTGGATATTAAGCTCGCATGCGAGCAAGGATGTCTATAAAGACAAGGACTGATTTTATCTTTTTTTTACTTAATATTTGCTGTTTTTATGGATTAAATTTTGCATGGAGATGAGCGAAGATAACAAGAAATGCGTTTTATCAAGCTTTGTGTTTGTCTTTATCTCAAATTCCATCAAATTTAAGGCTATAAAAATTTCTTTATAGCTATTTAAATTTATGCTTAGACACTGTCTTTTAAGCTCATTTGCGATATTTGGAGGCGGTGTGTAGCCAAGAGTTTCCTTGATGTCAAATTTGCCCTCTATCTTGATAAAACTATGTAGTTTAAAAAGCCTAAAAAAGGCTCTGTAAAGTGAGTTTATAAATAAAATTTCACTAAAATTTCCATCATCCACGCAAGAGAAAAAATCCTGCCTGATATCTTTTAGATTTATAAATTTGTCGAAAAAATCATCAAAACTTATACTTGAAAGCGAAAAAACTAAATTTCTAACTATGTTTTCGTTGATCGGCTCATTCAAGCTTGCAAGCTTGTTTAGCTCGCTTGCGGCTAAGTATAAATTTTCGTTGTGGATCCTATAAAGCTCAAAAAGAGCGTTTTTGGTTATGTTTAAATTTATCTTGCCTGCTTGTCTACTTAGCAAAGTTACTGCTTCATCTGGCGAATTTGGCTTAAAAAATCTAGCAAAATTCACGCCAAAAGCCTTTTGTGTGTCAAAGGTCGACTTTGTATCTGCTTCGTAAAATTCATAGATAAAAGCGCCACCGTTTTTGCAAGCCTCGATTAGCACTTTTAGCTCTTTTGACGGGATTTTTTTATCGCTTTTTATATGAAGTAGCGGTTCATCGCCAAATAGCGAAGGCTCGCAAAGATGTGATTTGGCAAGGTTGAAATCATACTCGTCGTAGTAGAGGCTAAGCAAATTTAGCCCTTCAAATTTAGCCAAAATTTCTTTGGCAAAGAGCTCTATTTGATACTCGTCCGCTCCAAAAAGCAAAAATGTATTTGGAAATTTCGGGCTTTGCAGTAGCCCCTCAAGCTCTCTTCTATACATCGATTTTTTTGACTACTTTTGCAAAAATTTCACCGCTTGCGATATCAGCATCGGTAATTTCTATGATGAGTTTTTGAAGCAGCTCTGCGGAGTAAGAGTTTAGGTAGATCCTAGCGCCCTTTATCTCATCATCAAGCTTTGCAACGAGCATGTTTTGATTTTCGCTTACGTAAGCTTTAAATCTCTGCCCAATTCGCTCTTTTGCCCATCTGGCAAATTTTCTATCCATGAAGTCATACGCCACTTTATCCGCTTCTCGCTCAAGTTCGCTCAAACTCGCACAAGCGCTTTCGATGTTTAAAAGCAGGTAGTTAAAGAGCTTTTTATCATCTTTCATCTTGGCTTTTAGCAGTCTATGAAGCGTGAGATCCGAGTAGCGGCGAATCGGGCTTGTAAAGTGAGTATAGCGGTCAAACCCAAGTCCGAAGTGTCCTAAATTCTGAGCCGAATATTCAGCCTTCTTTTGAGCCTTTATGATGAGTTTATCTATCTCTTCTCGGTTACCCATAGCGTCAGCTTGAGCTTGAATTTTACGTATCAAATTTGCAAGATCGCTTTCATACACGAAGTCAAATCCAAGCGAAGCTAAGTCTTGGAGCAAATTTTCGATCTTTCTGATGTCCGGCGTGCCGTGATTTCTAAAAACTCCTTTGCCGTCTATCAGCTTTGCCGCGGCTTTGTTGGCTAGTAGCATACAGTCTTCAACCAGTCTGTGTGAGTTTGAGTCGCTCTCAAATCTAGTTGCAAGCAGCTTGCCCTCGTCATCAAGGCTCATCCTAAGCTCCTGCGTTCTAAAGTCAAATGCGTTTTTAAGCCTTTTGGCACGCAAATTTGAGGTGAGTTCAAAAAGTGGTTTTATCCAAGAGATCTCGCTAGCTCTTCTGCCTTCTAAAATTTCATCGATCTCATCGTAGTTAAATCGCTTTTTAGAAGTTATGATGGCTTCAAATAGCTCTTCATTGACGACATCTAAATTTTTATTAAGTTTAATTTTAAAGCAAAAGGCAAGTCTTGCCACATCGGGCTTTAGCGAGCAGATGTTTTCGCTAAGACTTCGCGGCAACATCGGTATGGCGATATGCGGAAAATATATGGAAAACCCGCGCGACTTAGCCTCTTTGTCAATTGCCCCGTAGCTGCTTACGTATTCGCTTACATCGGCGATGGCTACGTAAATTTCTAAATTTTTCTCATCAAAATATATTGCGTCATCAAAGTCTTTTGCATCAATGGGATCAATCGTGCAAAACTCAAGCTCGCGCAGATTAACTCTGTTTGGATACATGCTGGCATCAACGCTATCTCCCCAAGCCTTGGCTTCAAGTTCGCTCGCTTCGCTAAATTTATCGTTTTTGTTATAGATCGCAAGTGAAATTTTCTCATCCGAAAAAGGATCATTGATGTTGCCTATGACTTCGGTTATCTCGTTGTTTAAGTTGTTGATTTTTAGCAGTGTGCCTATAGGCAGTGCTTTTAGCGATTTTTGAGTGGCTTTTAGCGCTATGCTAAGCCCTGTTTTTAAATTTACTCCCAAGACGGCTTGACCAAAGTGCTTGGTGTAAACTACGCTTGTTTCGTTTGCTAGTTTAAGCGTGAGAACTACTTTTGCGCTTTGGCGTTTTTTCTTAAGCGGAAGCAGTTTGGCTAAGATGATATCGCCGTAGTGAGAGTTGTTTAAATTTTTGTTTTCTATGAGGATATCTTGCTTAAATCGCTTGTCAAAAGGCATCAAAAATCCCGTGCCGTTTGAGCTTATATCAAGCTTACCGCATACAAAGCCGTTGTTTAGGTAAAATTTGTTATTGTGAGAGGTGATAGCGCCTAAATTTAGGAGATTTCTAAGCGTCTCTTTGTGATCGCTTGAAATCTCTTTTTCGCTTAATCCATCAAGTAGTCTGGTTAAAAATTCTTTCACAAATTAGCTTTTACTTTAGCCACTGCTTCTAGGAATTTATCGTGAGCAAAGCCGTATTCGTCAAGGAACGGAAGTGTGTTTTGGATACTTTCATCATCAAGCTGATGGAAGATATTTACCGCATTTTTTACGATTCTAAGGGCTACTGAATACATTTTTA includes these proteins:
- a CDS encoding alanine racemase translates to MRFHEIPTPTLIIDKKIVMQNLQKMQEYAEKYKVNLRPHTKTHKMPYFAKLQENFGSKGITVAKVGEAEVMAKNGIKDIFIANEIVGDEKFERIIKLTKDGINLSFGIDSIEQANLIQSAFEKFSAKANVLIEIEVGENRSGVIKKEDFTALINHLKICKNINFKGVFSHDGHSYKATDKKECEQIHLKSQKRTLEFSSIASELNLPAEIVSIGSTPSLINDFEILNGVTEIRPGTYIFMDSSQAMA
- the rpsR gene encoding 30S ribosomal protein S18, which translates into the protein MAEKRKYSRKYCKYCEAKVDFIDYKDTTLLKYSLSERFKIMPRRLTGNCKKHQEMVEQAIKRARHAAFIPYIVDRDNVVTNPFEGL
- a CDS encoding single-stranded DNA-binding protein, which gives rise to MFNKVVLVGNLTRDIELRYTTSGVAIGNSSIAVTRKFTANGEKREETCFIDITFFGKQAEIANQYLNKGSKLLVEGRLKFDQWTDNNGQTRSKHSVSVENMEMLGSAQGQGGFNQNSNQQGGYSQSGSYGNQNYSNQSYSQNANSYANSGAKTPSQQSYNRQPRQDDYNDKIQDIDVDADKYDSDETIPF
- the rpsF gene encoding 30S ribosomal protein S6 produces the protein MKHYELLFVFKPTLTEEEVGAKVDFIKEILTKNGAEIASLLPLGTRKLAYTVKKYERGIFFVVYFTSPTAAIAEVERIIRINEEIIKFLTVKFENKKEIAAWERLSKGIKQGKKESKAKAQEIPAEEA
- the holA gene encoding DNA polymerase III subunit delta; protein product: MYRRELEGLLQSPKFPNTFLLFGADEYQIELFAKEILAKFEGLNLLSLYYDEYDFNLAKSHLCEPSLFGDEPLLHIKSDKKIPSKELKVLIEACKNGGAFIYEFYEADTKSTFDTQKAFGVNFARFFKPNSPDEAVTLLSRQAGKINLNITKNALFELYRIHNENLYLAASELNKLASLNEPINENIVRNLVFSLSSISFDDFFDKFINLKDIRQDFFSCVDDGNFSEILFINSLYRAFFRLFKLHSFIKIEGKFDIKETLGYTPPPNIANELKRQCLSINLNSYKEIFIALNLMEFEIKTNTKLDKTHFLLSSLISMQNLIHKNSKY
- a CDS encoding RNB domain-containing ribonuclease — translated: MKEFLTRLLDGLSEKEISSDHKETLRNLLNLGAITSHNNKFYLNNGFVCGKLDISSNGTGFLMPFDKRFKQDILIENKNLNNSHYGDIILAKLLPLKKKRQSAKVVLTLKLANETSVVYTKHFGQAVLGVNLKTGLSIALKATQKSLKALPIGTLLKINNLNNEITEVIGNINDPFSDEKISLAIYNKNDKFSEASELEAKAWGDSVDASMYPNRVNLRELEFCTIDPIDAKDFDDAIYFDEKNLEIYVAIADVSEYVSSYGAIDKEAKSRGFSIYFPHIAIPMLPRSLSENICSLKPDVARLAFCFKIKLNKNLDVVNEELFEAIITSKKRFNYDEIDEILEGRRASEISWIKPLFELTSNLRAKRLKNAFDFRTQELRMSLDDEGKLLATRFESDSNSHRLVEDCMLLANKAAAKLIDGKGVFRNHGTPDIRKIENLLQDLASLGFDFVYESDLANLIRKIQAQADAMGNREEIDKLIIKAQKKAEYSAQNLGHFGLGFDRYTHFTSPIRRYSDLTLHRLLKAKMKDDKKLFNYLLLNIESACASLSELEREADKVAYDFMDRKFARWAKERIGQRFKAYVSENQNMLVAKLDDEIKGARIYLNSYSAELLQKLIIEITDADIASGEIFAKVVKKIDV